One window of Branchiostoma lanceolatum isolate klBraLanc5 chromosome 8, klBraLanc5.hap2, whole genome shotgun sequence genomic DNA carries:
- the LOC136440548 gene encoding uncharacterized protein isoform X2 produces the protein MSTTTGGRPEAGENAAAESVVKLRDHDILKEGWASKLSGKALFGQYHWDRRWFRLIQRGADVTLYYYKAIKDEDPRGQVRLTSNYVAREIEAGEKVKKPHAFAVGKLVDDGATRTYYLSCESEEDKLEWIATIGAAIEGVPDRALKRKSTVRVKMKNKIQTLPTSEIGATVTKQKYEDPKWRMQQWEGLCEMTDRPVDQWKKWESKEGVAVARMSFKEQPYAIIMLDYFFRDERVLQSIDPDRANAIVQWHYKTSLPGMTPREVCVLRSWVTEQDSYNGTSGMMILSAAHENFVLEKDATLCRVELSGVVLKPDSTNPNKTRMTFLAQVDVRGSLRGMLKQSYKSGLLVRGFRTSYQHLVEEAATYMKVISM, from the exons ATGTCAACTACGACTGGAGGAAGGCCAGAAGCAGGGGAAAACGCAGCTGCCGAGAGCGTAGTCAAACTTCGAG ATCATGATATTTTAAAAGAAGGCTGGGCCTCCAAGTTGAGTGGAAAGGCTCTGTTTGGACAGTACCATTGGGACCGGAGGTGGTTCAGGCTTATCCAGAGAGGCGCTGACGTCACCCTGTACTACTACAA AGCAATAAAAGATGAAGATCCAAGAGGCCAGGTCAGACTGACCAGTAACT ATGTAGCACGTGAGATTGAAGCAGGAGAGAAGGTGAAGAAACCACATGCGTTTGCCGTCGGGAAACTTGTGGATGATGGAGCAACCAGGACATACTACCTGAGCTGTG AGAGTGAGGAAGACAAGCTTGAGTGGATAGCTACAATAGGAGCGGCTATAGAGGGTGTACCAGACAGGGCACTCAAGAGAAAGTCCACTGTCAGGGTCAAGATGAAGAACAAG ATCCAAACTCTTCCTACCTCTGAAATCGGTGCCACAGTGACCAAGCAAAAGTATGAGGACCCAAAGTGGAGAATGCAG CAGTGGGAGGGGCTCTGTGAGATGACTGACAGGCCCGTGGACCAATGGAAGAAGTGGGAGAGTAAAGAGGGCGTGGCTGTGGCTAGGATGTCCTTTAAAGAGCAACCGTATGCTATCATCATG CTCGATTACTTCTTTCGAGATGAGAGAGTTCTACAGAGCATTGACCCCGACCGAGCGAACGCCATCGTACAGTGGCACTACAAGACGTCGCTGCCAGGCATGACCCCGCGGGAGGTGTGTGTACTCAGGTCATGGGTCACGGAGCAAGACTCTTACAATGGCACAAGTG GTATGATGATATTGTCTGCGGCACATGAAAACTTTGTCCTTGAAAAG GATGCCACACTATGTAGAGTTGAATTGTCGGGGGTGGTTTTGAAACCAGACTCCACCAATCCCAACAAGACCAGGATGACGTTTCTCGCGCAAGTGGATGTACGAGGCTCACTGAGGGGgatgttgaaacagtcatatAAGTCAG GTCTGCTTGTTCGAGGCTTTCGTACCAGCTACCAACATCTAGTGGAGGAGGCCGCCACGTACATGAAAGTCATTTCCATGTAG
- the LOC136440548 gene encoding uncharacterized protein isoform X1, whose product MSTTTGGRPEAGENAAAESVVKLRDHDILKEGWASKLSGKALFGQYHWDRRWFRLIQRGADVTLYYYKAIKDEDPRGQVRLTSNYVAREIEAGEKVKKPHAFAVGKLVDDGATRTYYLSCESEEDKLEWIATIGAAIEGVPDRALKRKSTVRVKMKNKIQTLPTSEIGATVTKQKYEDPKWRMQQWEGLCEMTDRPVDQWKKWESKEGVAVARMSFKEQPYAIIMVDGLVAAPCSIVYSFLQQACTEGGKLDYFFRDERVLQSIDPDRANAIVQWHYKTSLPGMTPREVCVLRSWVTEQDSYNGTSGMMILSAAHENFVLEKDATLCRVELSGVVLKPDSTNPNKTRMTFLAQVDVRGSLRGMLKQSYKSGLLVRGFRTSYQHLVEEAATYMKVISM is encoded by the exons ATGTCAACTACGACTGGAGGAAGGCCAGAAGCAGGGGAAAACGCAGCTGCCGAGAGCGTAGTCAAACTTCGAG ATCATGATATTTTAAAAGAAGGCTGGGCCTCCAAGTTGAGTGGAAAGGCTCTGTTTGGACAGTACCATTGGGACCGGAGGTGGTTCAGGCTTATCCAGAGAGGCGCTGACGTCACCCTGTACTACTACAA AGCAATAAAAGATGAAGATCCAAGAGGCCAGGTCAGACTGACCAGTAACT ATGTAGCACGTGAGATTGAAGCAGGAGAGAAGGTGAAGAAACCACATGCGTTTGCCGTCGGGAAACTTGTGGATGATGGAGCAACCAGGACATACTACCTGAGCTGTG AGAGTGAGGAAGACAAGCTTGAGTGGATAGCTACAATAGGAGCGGCTATAGAGGGTGTACCAGACAGGGCACTCAAGAGAAAGTCCACTGTCAGGGTCAAGATGAAGAACAAG ATCCAAACTCTTCCTACCTCTGAAATCGGTGCCACAGTGACCAAGCAAAAGTATGAGGACCCAAAGTGGAGAATGCAG CAGTGGGAGGGGCTCTGTGAGATGACTGACAGGCCCGTGGACCAATGGAAGAAGTGGGAGAGTAAAGAGGGCGTGGCTGTGGCTAGGATGTCCTTTAAAGAGCAACCGTATGCTATCATCATG GTAGATGGTTTGGTGGCTGCTCCTTGTTCTATTGTCTACAGCTTCTTGCAGCAGGCTTGTACAGAGGGAGGAAAG CTCGATTACTTCTTTCGAGATGAGAGAGTTCTACAGAGCATTGACCCCGACCGAGCGAACGCCATCGTACAGTGGCACTACAAGACGTCGCTGCCAGGCATGACCCCGCGGGAGGTGTGTGTACTCAGGTCATGGGTCACGGAGCAAGACTCTTACAATGGCACAAGTG GTATGATGATATTGTCTGCGGCACATGAAAACTTTGTCCTTGAAAAG GATGCCACACTATGTAGAGTTGAATTGTCGGGGGTGGTTTTGAAACCAGACTCCACCAATCCCAACAAGACCAGGATGACGTTTCTCGCGCAAGTGGATGTACGAGGCTCACTGAGGGGgatgttgaaacagtcatatAAGTCAG GTCTGCTTGTTCGAGGCTTTCGTACCAGCTACCAACATCTAGTGGAGGAGGCCGCCACGTACATGAAAGTCATTTCCATGTAG